In Ipomoea triloba cultivar NCNSP0323 chromosome 15, ASM357664v1, one genomic interval encodes:
- the LOC116006078 gene encoding thermospermine synthase ACAULIS5, which translates to MGSEGSVDLLHCTNTTFSNKLHCVDHPKLEIIAAPMEVINNDFTDGSWFEEEIDVDLKWSFALNRMLHRGKSEYQDIALLDTKRFGKVLVIDGKMQSAEIDEFIYHECLIHPALLCHPNPKTVFIMGGGEGSAAREALRHKSIDKVVMCDIDQEVVDFCRRYLTANYEAFHNKKLDLVINDAKAELEQRNEKFDVIVGDLADPVEGGPCYQLYTKSFYENILKPKLTEDGIFVTQAGPAGVFTHKEVFSSIYYTIKQVFKHVIVFTAHVPSFADTWGWVMASDEPLCVDSAMIDTKIAERIDGELLYLSGSSFYSSTILNKTVATTLKNETHVYTEEDARFIPGHGLLTFKN; encoded by the exons ATGGGTAGTGAAGGCAGTGTGGACTTGCTCCATTGCACCAACACCACTTTCTCTAATAAGCTCCATTGTGTCGACCACCCAAAGCTTGAGATTATTGCAGCTCCCATGGAGGTTATTAATAATGATTTCACTGATGGGTCTTGGTTTGAGGAAGAGATTGATGTTGATCTCAAATGGTCTTTTGCCCTCaacag GATGCTGCACAGAGGAAAAAGCGAGTACCAAGACATTGCTCTCTTGGACACAAAGAGGTTTGGGAag GTGTTGGTGATAGATGGAAAGATGCAGAGTGCAGAGATTGATGAGTTCATCTACCATGAATGCTTAATTCATCCAGCTCTCTTATGTCACCCTAA CCCAAAAACTGTGTTCATAATGGGAGGTGGTGAAGGCTCTGCAGCAAGGGAAGCACTGAGGCACAAGTCCATTGACAAAGTGGTCATGTGTGATATCGATCAG GAGGTAGTTGACTTTTGCCGGAGATACCTAACGGCAAACTATGAGGCTTTCCATAATAAGAAGCTTGATTTGGTGATCAATGATGCAAA GGCTGAGCTGGAGCAGAGGAATGAGAAGTTTGATGTGATAGTGGGAGATTTGGCTGATCCAGTTGAAGGAGGGCCTTGCTACCAACTCTACACCAAATCATTTTATGAGAATATTCTCAAGCCTAAGCTCACTGAAGATGGAATCTTTGTCACTCAG GCGGGACCTGCGGGGGTTTTCACCCACAAGGAGGTGTTCTCGTCTATCTACTACACAATCAAACAAGTGTTCAAGC ATGTGATTGTTTTCACAGCACATGTGCCATCTTTTGCTGATACATGGGGATGGGTTATG gcTTCTGATGAGCCATTGTGCGTAGATTCTGCAATGATAGACACCAAAATTGCAGAGAGAATTGATGGAGAGCTTTTGTATCTCAGTGGCTCTTCCTTCTACAGCTCCACCATCTTGAACAAGACTGTCGCCACAAC gTTGAAGAATGAGACTCATGTGTACACTGAGGAAGATGCAAGGTTCATCCCTGGACATGGGCTGCTCACATTCAAGAACTGA
- the LOC116006631 gene encoding uncharacterized protein LOC116006631, translating into MASASMTVAPITATQRRSAAAFVSPLPVRPSKTASVNQTSGKKLRVSASLKEKAITGLTAAALTASMVVPDVAEAAVSPSLKNFLLSIVAGGVVLAAILGAIIGVSNFDPVKRS; encoded by the coding sequence atggCCTCTGCTTCGATGACGGTTGCGCCAATCACGGCCACTCAGAGGCGGAGCGCCGCCGCATTCGTCAGCCCGTTGCCGGTGAGGCCGTCGAAGACTGCGTCTGTGAACCAAACCTCCGGCAAGAAGCTCCGAGTTTCGGCGTCTTTGAAGGAAAAGGCAATCACGGGGCTGACGGCGGCGGCGTTGACGGCGTCCATGGTGGTACCCGACGTGGCGGAGGCCGCCGTGTCGCCGTCGCTCAAGAACTTCTTGCTCAGCATCGTGGCCGGCGGCGTTGTTCTCGCCGCCATTCTTGGCGCCATCATCGGCGTCTCAAACTTTGACCCCGTCAAGCGATCCTAG
- the LOC116006630 gene encoding mechanosensitive ion channel protein 10-like, with protein MDANGNAPKTSTGEISMTENKKVASEVFVVISGDEKDSGNLNNGVRDQKAKPSSDSHSPRVPVTCSSPEIATFSPSANKPPKIPNSGLTRRKTLTRSVYSKPKSRFGEQTVTIDHDMFDEQVEQTDANASNRASPINKLGFNDAGAMYKETARTVSVCVTPKTPLMASPGGFDDEHEEIYKKVKVRQKLKLRKVKLRVLSEWSLFFCLLGCLIASLTVNKVQNWRLWDLEIWKWITLVMVTLNGLLVTKWFIHFLTLLIELNFLMRKKVLYFVYSLKKSVRVCLWLSLVLVTWASLFTHGVRRSRVANRVLDYITWTISSLLIGAFLWLLKTLLLKILASSFHVNTFFDRIQESIFHQYILLTLSGAAVMEFAGMIRRTNSTISQLSFQRTKKGKDGKEKEIIDINKLHQMKREKVSAWTMKMLVDVISNTGLSTISGSFDETTFDGEYEQPDKEITNEEEALAAAYHIFRNVAQPGSKYIDEFDLRRFLIKEEVDMVFPMIDVAETGQIDRKTLTEWVVKVYKDRKTLVHALNDTKTAVRQLNKLVTGILLIVIIIIWLLLVGIATTKVIFFLSSQLVVAAFMFGNTCKIIFEAIVFVFVMHPFDVGDRCVVDGVQMIVEEMNILTTIFLRYDNEKIYYPNSVLATKAISNYKRSPDMSDSFEFSIDFRTPMEKIGTLNEKVKKYIEKSPLWHANHNMVVKEIENMNKIKMALYFNHTMNFQDFGEKNRRRTELILEMKKMFEDLNIRYDLLPQEVHLSESKATSGRSK; from the exons ATGGATGCAAATGGTAATGCTCCAAAGACTAGCACTGGAGAAATTAGCATGACTGAGAACAAGAAAGTGGCCAGTGAGGTGTTTGTTGTGATCTCTGGTGATGAAAAAGATTCGGGGAATCTGAATAATGGTGTGAGGGATCAAAAGGCTAAACCTTCATCTGATTCTCATTCGCCCCGTGTCCCAGTGACTTGTTCGTCCCCTGAGATTGCGACGTTCAGCCCGAGTGCCAATAAGCCTCCCAAAATACCCAATTCAGGCCTCACTCGGCGTAAGACACTTACAAGATCTGTGTACTCGAAGCCCAAATCGAGATTTGGTGAACAAACTGTGACTATTGATCACGATATGTTTGATGAGCAAGTTGAGCAAACTGATGCGAATGCTTCTAATCGTGCTTCGCCTATCAACAAATTGGGTTTTAATGACGCTGGTGCTATGTACAAAGAGACTGCAAGGACTGTTTCGGTGTGCGTTACCCCCAAAACGCCGTTGATGGCATCACCAGGCGGTTTTGATGATGAACACGAGGAGATATATAAGAAAGTTAAAGTGAGGCAGAAGTTGAAGCTTAGGAAAGTGAAACTGAGAGTTCTAAGTGAATGGTCATTGTTTTTTTGCCTTTTAGGGTGTCTGATTGCTAGCCTGACGGTTAATAAGGTGCAAAATTGGAGACTTTGGGATTTGGAGATTTGGAAGTGGATAACACTTGTTATGGTGACCTTAAATGGGCTGTTGGTTACGAAATGGTTCATCCATTTTCTCACCTTGTTGATTGAGCTGAACTTCTTGATGAGGAAGAAGGTCTTGTACTTCGTTTACAGTTTGAAGAAGAGCGTTCGGGTCTGTCTTTGGCTGAGTCTGGTCCTTGTCACTTGGGCTTCCCTCTTCACACACGGGGTTCGGAGATCACGTGTTGCTAACCGAGTTTTGGATTACATTACTTGGACAATCTCTTCGTTGCTTATTGGTGCTTTTTTGTGGCTCTTGAAGACTCTGCTGCTTAAGATCTTGGCATCCTCTTTTCATGTAAACACATTCTTCGACAGAATCCAAGAATCGATATTTCATCAGTACATTCTATTGACCCTTTCGGGGGCTGCTGTTATGGAGTTTGCGGGGATGATTAGGAGAACAAACAGTACTATCAGTCAGCTTAGTTTCCAAAGGACAAAGAAGGGAAAGGATGGGAAGGAGAAAGAAATTATTGATATTAATAAGCTTCATCAGATGAAGAGGGAGAAGGTATCTGCCTGGACGATGAAAATGTTAGTCGATGTCATTTCTAATACGGGGCTGTCCACCATCTCTGGTTCGTTCGATGAAACCACCTTCGATGGAGAATATGAACAACCGGATAAGGAGATTACTAACGAAGAGGAAGCACTTGCTGCTGCATATCACATTTTCAGGAATGTTGCACAGCCGGGTTCCAA GTATATCGATGAGTTTGACCTAAGGAGATTCTTGATTAAAGAAGAGGTGGATATGGTGTTCCCTATGATAGATGTGGCAGAGACTGGACAAATTGACAGGAAAACTTTGACAGAGTGGGTG GTTAAGGTTTACAAGGACCGCAAAACGCTAGTGCATGCTTTAAACGACACGAAAACAGCTGTGAGGCAATTGAACAAGCTTGTCACGGGGATTctgttaattgtaataataatcatatgGCTTCTATTAGTAGGGATAGCTACTACGAAAGTAATCTTCTTTCTGTCTTCCCAACTTGTCGTTGCCGCTTTTATGTTCGGGAACACTTGCAAGATTATCTTCGAAGCCATTGTCTTTGTGTTTGTGATGCATCCATTTGATGTTGGCGATCGCTGTGTCGTTGACGGGGTTCAG ATGATTGTCGAGGAAATGAACATCTTAACAACTATCTTCTTGAGATATGACAACGAAAAAATATACTATCCAAATTCTGTCTTGGCTACTAAGGCCATCAGCAATTACAAGAGAAGTCCTGATATGAGTGATTCCTTTGAGTTCTCCATCGATTTTAGGACACCTATGGAGAAGATCGGAACTCTAAACGAAAAAGTAAAGAA GTATATAGAAAAATCCCCTCTTTGGCACGCCAATCACAACATGGTGGTGAAGGAGAttgaaaatatgaataaaataaagatgGCCTTATATTTCAATCATACGATGAACTTTCAAGATTTTGGGGAGAAAAACAGACGGAGAACTGAACTAATCctagaaatgaagaaaatgttCGAGGATCTGAATATCAGATAcgatcttcttcctcaagaagTCCATCTTAGTGAGTCGAAAGCTACAAGCGGGAGAAGTAAATGA
- the LOC116005890 gene encoding uncharacterized protein LOC116005890, protein MNAHYPQDLQIPLAHTYSGRYDPQEHIDMYYGNMLMLGVSDAVICRAFFATLVGKAAEWFKDLERGSIRNFGQLADKFVKRFAASKSRKKSYTCLNKVNQAVGEPLSTFLFRWEREVDEVEPMEDQVAIQAFLASLCSGALYYDLIVNPPRTYEEAITRAKHHADATEANMAKRRDEQPANRDRGHDQRKNKPPFKHVKQHNRPDDVPRFTPLNRPLVDVLQFAEQCNLIHPLEPVPEGEDKSKYCAFHRVKGHNTSECMALRMLIEQLIQNGELGQFVMKGDRNKGKTERNVWKRNPEKNNKAFVPPGSADEKAVGKKPVIHVIYGGPEGGDSSRQRKQWARNSYVGTIHSEPREKKKYVGTIHSEPREKKKRTEPISFTPREKKKRTEPISFTDDDQKKRTEPISFTDDDLPLHAEPISFTDDDLPLHGEAQNDPLVITLDVSGTDVQRVLVDTGSSVNILYFDVFTQLGLSTDRLTPIRTPLSGFTGDSIEAEGVIRLDVELGSQPNVLKTTMDFVVVKLKCVHNAILGRPGITRAAAVISMSHLCMKFYTPNGIGVARGDQRAARQCYVRAVKQSDREESRIHTISQQVDHGELKEKPQPASELEEIILDSDRPERVVKIGRGLPVDLREDIVGVLQRYKNVFAWGPEDMPGVDRSVICHRLSIQPGSKPVKQKKRHLSSERREFVKKETATLLAVGHVREVLYPEWLANVVLVPEGSISLTKSRPDG, encoded by the coding sequence ATGAATGCCCACTACCCGCAGGACCTCCAGATCCCGTTGGCCCACACTTATTCCGGGCGGTACGACCCGCAAGAGCATATCGACATGTATTACGGCAACATGCTGATGTTGGGAGTAAGCGATGCGGTCATTTGTAGAGCTTTCTTCGCCACCTTAGTCGGTAAGGCGGCCGAATGGTTCAAGGATTTAGAGCGGGGGTCGATCAGAAATTTCGGCCAGCTGGCCGATAAGTTCGTAAAGCGCTTCGCTGCAAGTAAATCGAGAAAGAAATCTTACACCTGTCTGAACAAGGTAAATCAAGCCGTGGGAGAACCGTTGTCTACTTTCTTATTCAGATGGGAACGTGAGGTGGATGAGGTTGAACCAATGGAGGACCAGGTGGCAATCCAAGCCTTCCTTGCATCACTGTGTTCTGGGGCGCTCTACTACGACCTCATAGTTAATCCCCCCCGAACCTATGAGGAGGCCATCACCAGAGCTAAACATCATGCAGACGCCACCGAAGCCAACATGGCAAAGAGACGTGATGAGCAGCCGGCCAATCGGGACAGAGGCCATGATCAGAGGAAAAATAAACCACCGTTCAAACACGTCAAACAACATAATCGACCAGATGACGTACCACGTTTCACTCCGTTGAACAGACCCCTGGTGGATGTTTTGCAGTTTGCCGAGCAATGCAACCTGATCCACCCGCTAGAGCCGGTACCTGAGGGGGAGGACAAAAGCAAGTATTGTGCTTTCCATAGAGTCAAAGGACACAATACTTCGGAGTGCATGGCCTTGCGCATGCTCATTGAACAACTCATTCAGAATGGAGAGTTGGggcaatttgtgatgaagggggatagaaacaaaggaaaaacgGAGAGGAATGTGTGGAAAAGGAATCCCGAAAAGAACAACAAGGCATTCGTCCCACCCGGATCAGCTGACGAGAAGGCGGTCGGAAAGAAACCAGTGATCCACGTCATCTACGGGGGCCCTGAAGGAGGTGATTCTTCGCGCCAAAGGAAGCAGTGGGCGAGGAACTCATACGTTGGGACGATCCACTCGGAGCCCCGAGAGAAGAAGAAATACGTTGGGACGATCCACTCGGAGCCCCGAGAGAAGAAGAAGCGTACAGAGCCAATATCTTTCACTCCCCGAGAGAAGAAGAAGCGTACAGAGCCAATATCTTTCACTGACGATGATCAGAAGAAGCGTACAGAGCCAATATCTTTCACTGACGATGATCTACCACTCCATGCAGAGCCAATATCTTTCACTGACGATGATCTACCACTCCATGGGGAAGCCCAAAATGACCCGCTCGTCATCACACTAGATGTCAGCGGAACGGATGTTCAGCGGGTGCTGGTTGACACAGGGAGCTCGGTGAACATTTTATACTTTGATGTCTTTACACAATTGGGTTTGTCCACCGATCGGTTAACCCCCATTCGGACCCCGCTGTCTGGTTTCACGGGCGACTCCATAGAAGCAGAGGGAGTCATCCGCTTGGACGTGGAGTTGGGCAGCCAACCGAACGTATTGAAGactaccatggactttgtggtagtGAAATTGAAGTGTGTTCACAACGCCATACTTGGACGACCAGGCATCACTCGCGCAGCTGCTGTTATATCCATGAGCCACTTGTGCATGAAGTTCTATACACCTAATGGAATTGGAGTGGCCCGAGGAGACCAACGTGCTGCTCGGCAATGCTACGTGCGAGCGGTCAAGCAGTCGGACCGGGAGGAAAGCAGGATTCACACCATATCCCAGCAGGTCGACCATGGAGAGCTGAAGGAAAAACCACAACCTGCCTCAGAATTGGAAGAAATCATACTTGACTCCGACCGACCCGAGAGAGTAGTCAAGATCGGTCGAGGACTCCCTGTCGACCTACGTGAAGACATCGTTGGAGTGTTGCAGAGATACAAAAATGTTTTTGCTTGGGGACCGGAAGACATGCCCGGGGTTGATCGATCTGTCATTTGCCACCGCTTATCAATCCAGCCAGGTTCGAAACcggtcaagcaaaagaaaaggcacctgTCGAGTGAAAGAAGGGAATTCGTGAAAAAGGAGACCGCCACCCTCTTGGCGGTAGGGCACGTCCGAGAGGTTCTCTACCCGGAATGGTTAGCCAACGTAGTCCTTGTGCCCGAAGGATCCATATCCCTTACCAAATCCcgaccagatggttga